ATCCAAATCCCCCGTCAAGGCTGGCTCCACTAGGGCCGCAAAACCGATTTTCACGTCTTGCAATGGTTCCCGACTGAAAATGGCCACGCCGTTATAGGACTTTTGCCCAGAAATATGGCAATGGTAGCCCGCCTCTTCAAACGGTTGCCGGGGAAAATCTTCATCCACCACCTTAGTTTCTTGCAAACAAAGTACATCAACAGGGTTTGTGCCCAACCAATCGAGGATATGTTGCTGACGACTGCGGACGGAATTAACGTTCCAACTGGCGATGTCCATGGGAAAACCGAGAAAAAATAGATTGGCCATAGCCCCTTCCCACTGCCAGTCGGCCCAGGTCAAAATTGATGGCGGCCTGTTCTAGTACCCATTGGGCATAGGTGTTGCTATTGGGGCCGGGCCAGTAACGATAGCTGTAACAGTGGGGATAGATTTGGGGACTGTTGAGAATAATTTCCCCCAGGCGATCGCCAATGGGGCCAGACCATTGCTGGGCTAAAAAACTGGGGCCGTTACCCACTCCTCCATAGGGAGTCAGCAGATTTTGATGGAGATGACCCCAACTAGGGAGCTTCAACTCTCGCCGTTGCCACACCTCCCATCTTTGTAAATTCTCCAAGCTCTGACCATGGCGATCGCCGACCACATACCAGTAGTGGACAGCCCAGCGACCAACAAAGGGAATTTTGGCCCACAATAGTTGCACTTCCATCGCCATGGCGGTTAAGCAAAAAGTTATGGGAATGATCTACTCGTACAACCAAGGGTTAAGGGTGGCATCCCATTCATTCACTTCCTCATCCTTAAACCAGAGGGAAATTTCCCGTTTAGCGGTTTCAATGGCATCGGAACCATGGATAATGTTGCGACCAACGGACACACCGTAATCTCCCCGGATAGTACCAGGGGCGGCAGCATGGGGATCAGTTGCACCAATCATTTGGCGGGAAGTAGAAACGATGGAATTACCTTCCCAGACCATGGCCACCACGGGAGAGGAACAAATGAAGTTCACCAAGCCGGAAAAGAACGGTTTGTCGTTGAGAGCTTCGTAATGTTTTTCGGCTAATTCTTGGGAGACAGTCATCACCTTCATGGCGACTAATTTGAAGCCTTTTTTCTCGAAACGGCCAACAATTTCCCCAATTAATTGCCGTTGTACCCCATCGGGCTTGATCATGATAAATGTGCGTTCCATGGCAACCTCCTTTTGCTTTTTCTGTTAAAAAAACTTAACAATCACCCTGTATTTTACATGGTTTGGGCATCGGGATTATGAATGGTAACCAGCCCCCATCGATAGGGGAAAACCACCCTGGCGATCGCTGTTCCAGAACCCTAGGGGAAAAGAAGATCAAGGATAATTTTGGTAAAAAGCTTGACAATGGGCACCACTTTCAGCACAATAGAATACTGTGACTCGGGGCTATAGCTCAGTTGGTAGAGCACTTGCATGGCATGCAAGGGGTCA
The genomic region above belongs to Synechocystis sp. PCC 6803 substr. PCC-P and contains:
- a CDS encoding DUF3750 domain-containing protein; the protein is MAMEVQLLWAKIPFVGRWAVHYWYVVGDRHGQSLENLQRWEVWQRRELKLPSWGHLHQNLLTPYGGVGNGPSFLAQQWSGPIGDRLGEIILNSPQIYPHCYSYRYWPGPNSNTYAQWVLEQAAINFDLGRLAVGRGYGQSIFSRFSHGHRQLER
- the ndk gene encoding nucleoside-diphosphate kinase, which codes for MERTFIMIKPDGVQRQLIGEIVGRFEKKGFKLVAMKVMTVSQELAEKHYEALNDKPFFSGLVNFICSSPVVAMVWEGNSIVSTSRQMIGATDPHAAAPGTIRGDYGVSVGRNIIHGSDAIETAKREISLWFKDEEVNEWDATLNPWLYE